A single Parabacteroides timonensis DNA region contains:
- a CDS encoding DUF1848 domain-containing protein — MIINTGGRTDTVNYYSDWLLKRFEEGYVFSRNPLFPNHITKYILAPDVVDCVVFCSKNYQPILSRIHRITERFNVFCHYTITAYGKDIEPNVPDIDESVRTLIELSEKVGCGKIAWRYDPVLLTKYYTIDRHLETFDYIASRIAPYVSFCIFSFVEMYKRLDVNMPELIPLTDEDKQALAQGMGQIAVRYGLRIQTCGTVESYRQYGIEISGCMTTANLGNALGCQFRKMAHKGTRIGCSCMPSRDIGAYNTCLNGCKYCYANKRPELAIENYKLHDPSSPLMIGHVKPGDIVKEGSQKSFII, encoded by the coding sequence TAAATACAGGGGGACGGACAGATACCGTCAATTATTACAGCGACTGGCTGTTGAAGCGTTTTGAGGAGGGGTACGTCTTTTCGCGTAACCCTTTATTCCCCAATCATATTACAAAATACATACTTGCTCCCGATGTAGTCGATTGTGTCGTATTTTGTTCTAAAAACTATCAGCCCATATTATCCCGCATTCACCGCATCACAGAACGGTTCAATGTGTTTTGCCATTATACCATAACCGCTTACGGCAAGGACATCGAACCCAATGTGCCCGACATCGACGAAAGTGTCCGGACACTAATAGAATTATCGGAAAAAGTGGGATGCGGGAAAATTGCGTGGCGTTACGATCCGGTGCTGCTTACAAAGTATTACACGATAGACAGACATTTGGAAACCTTTGACTACATAGCGTCCCGAATCGCTCCTTACGTGAGCTTTTGCATTTTTAGCTTCGTTGAAATGTATAAAAGGTTGGATGTTAATATGCCGGAGCTGATTCCGCTGACCGATGAGGACAAGCAAGCATTGGCGCAGGGTATGGGACAAATAGCCGTCCGGTACGGACTGCGCATACAAACCTGCGGAACAGTGGAAAGTTACCGTCAATATGGCATCGAAATTTCCGGTTGTATGACTACTGCTAATCTGGGAAATGCGCTGGGGTGTCAGTTCCGGAAAATGGCGCATAAAGGAACCCGCATCGGATGCAGTTGCATGCCTTCCCGCGACATAGGAGCTTACAACACCTGCCTGAACGGTTGCAAATATTGTTATGCCAACAAAAGACCGGAGTTAGCGATAGAGAACTACAAGCTCCACGATCCGTCTTCGCCGCTTATGATAGGACATGTCAAGCCCGGCGATATTGTAAAAGAAGGGAGCCAAAAGAGCTTTATTATCTGA